A window of the Butyricimonas faecalis genome harbors these coding sequences:
- a CDS encoding energy transducer TonB, giving the protein MTLKAFYPKLKSLAKLQTGLVSLFLIFSTHTAISQIQDKQNVQDSTGDNQVHFLVQEMPVFPGNLNTWIYNNIRYPEAAKEKKLEGKVYVRFIIEKDGSISNVKIIRGVSPELDNEAKTVIASMPKWEPGKQNGSPVRVSYTVPVYFALRSTSPSIERRTFDKYLKVLKAEEEKLKHGLDTVPQASFDMYRLYLKKRYGSDKAVYKGIVTSAREQQQSSEIMLSIVMPTMALPVADKNKILQFYKEEWDEQIRLIDSLPTEDFTSEYVRITPRFRANTTLREIKIRNYLGEKKFKRYVEDCIFNPGKLIRTIIANPFVGKWEKVTENGVETKQLLQKEYFDDYTFSCSNGVNGTYKIAHGQFLSEYAPSVKIKDIVESSAHYQYDVNNRILVLSGEVKFKLADGTHKNVQIKETWRRIE; this is encoded by the coding sequence ATGACATTAAAAGCATTCTATCCTAAATTAAAATCTCTCGCCAAATTACAAACCGGGTTGGTGAGCCTTTTCCTTATTTTTAGCACACACACGGCAATTAGCCAAATTCAAGATAAACAAAACGTTCAAGATTCCACGGGAGACAACCAAGTCCATTTTCTTGTCCAAGAGATGCCCGTATTCCCCGGTAATTTAAATACATGGATATACAACAACATACGTTATCCGGAAGCTGCCAAGGAGAAAAAACTCGAAGGGAAAGTATATGTCCGGTTTATTATTGAAAAAGATGGAAGCATCAGCAATGTCAAAATTATTCGAGGAGTTTCACCCGAATTGGACAACGAGGCAAAAACAGTTATTGCCTCCATGCCTAAATGGGAACCGGGAAAACAAAACGGTTCTCCCGTACGTGTTTCATACACGGTACCCGTTTATTTCGCTCTAAGAAGCACCTCTCCCAGCATTGAAAGAAGAACTTTTGACAAGTACTTAAAAGTATTAAAAGCAGAAGAAGAAAAGCTAAAACACGGACTTGACACAGTTCCTCAAGCCTCTTTCGACATGTATCGTCTCTATCTGAAAAAACGTTACGGATCCGACAAAGCCGTTTATAAAGGAATCGTCACTTCCGCCCGGGAACAGCAACAATCCTCAGAAATCATGTTAAGCATCGTCATGCCCACCATGGCCCTTCCCGTCGCCGACAAAAATAAAATACTACAATTTTATAAAGAAGAATGGGACGAACAAATCCGGCTTATAGATAGCCTACCAACAGAAGATTTCACTTCGGAGTATGTACGGATCACCCCTCGTTTTAGGGCAAACACGACCCTACGAGAAATCAAAATTCGGAACTATCTGGGAGAAAAGAAATTCAAAAGATACGTTGAAGATTGTATTTTCAATCCCGGTAAACTCATTCGGACCATTATTGCCAACCCGTTTGTCGGAAAATGGGAAAAAGTAACGGAAAACGGAGTTGAAACCAAACAACTCTTACAAAAAGAATATTTCGACGATTACACGTTCAGTTGTTCTAACGGGGTCAATGGAACCTATAAAATCGCCCATGGACAATTTTTATCGGAATACGCTCCTTCTGTGAAAATAAAAGACATCGTGGAATCTTCCGCTCATTACCAATACGACGTAAATAACCGGATTCTTGTCCTCTCGGGCGAAGTAAAATTTAAATTAGCCGATGGGACCCACAAAAACGTCCAAATCAAGGAAACGTGGCGCAGGATAGAGTAA
- a CDS encoding PCMD domain-containing protein, producing MRKYYWILLFAVGLSSCTKVSKLSDTAEIVSFTILDQTEGIILNKDDITITNNVVTIPLDYGRKLFPLTIKADIKFSSTTDDAISVNEEPLNLKEITFKDVYTPQTFYLISESRVPSLGKIMLKDKANAEITNFNVTNHTEEEVSVTIRNNNIRINFKQDFSWPVTIEADIRNNGKIKAGSAESPFTFSGPKDIKQITLIADDNQDERVWNIQVVPTIENSNFESWVNIGTSKVNIDPTPGKGLGWATANNTFVQGTTPVPYQKGYAAQIQTGIQNLTGLGIGELITAGTIFTGYFQIKISALSNPPLMTYFGIPFITRPQSISFDAKYVAGAKFQQSERKDEKSPYIIKDIPGVDQGRVWVELLRWEGDGELEYHGDHAEPVEGLKVLGKGEMIFDGANTALQNWKNHTIPINYDNRYKDLEPTHISIVMTSSRQGDLFIGAKGSTLTVDNVVVNY from the coding sequence ATGAGAAAATATTATTGGATTCTTCTATTTGCTGTGGGATTATCTTCTTGCACAAAAGTCAGTAAATTAAGTGATACAGCGGAAATTGTATCCTTCACGATATTGGATCAAACCGAAGGGATTATATTAAACAAAGATGACATCACTATCACTAACAATGTAGTTACAATCCCCTTAGACTATGGACGAAAACTATTTCCCCTTACCATAAAAGCGGATATTAAATTCTCGTCAACCACCGATGATGCCATTAGCGTAAATGAAGAACCCTTAAATTTAAAAGAGATCACATTCAAAGACGTGTATACGCCACAAACATTTTATCTCATCTCAGAAAGTAGAGTCCCTTCATTAGGAAAAATCATGTTGAAAGATAAAGCAAATGCGGAAATCACCAATTTCAATGTCACGAATCACACTGAAGAAGAAGTTAGTGTTACCATTCGCAATAATAACATCCGCATCAACTTCAAACAAGATTTCAGTTGGCCCGTAACTATTGAAGCCGACATACGTAATAACGGGAAAATAAAAGCCGGATCTGCAGAATCTCCCTTTACTTTCTCGGGACCAAAAGACATAAAACAAATCACGTTAATTGCAGATGACAATCAAGACGAACGGGTTTGGAATATACAGGTTGTTCCGACAATAGAAAATTCTAACTTTGAATCATGGGTCAATATTGGAACTTCTAAAGTAAACATAGATCCGACTCCAGGTAAAGGCCTCGGGTGGGCTACAGCGAATAACACTTTTGTCCAAGGAACAACTCCGGTACCTTATCAAAAAGGGTATGCCGCTCAAATCCAAACAGGAATTCAGAACTTAACCGGTTTGGGAATTGGTGAATTGATAACAGCCGGAACAATTTTCACGGGATATTTCCAAATAAAAATCTCTGCTTTAAGCAATCCCCCGTTAATGACCTATTTCGGGATTCCATTCATTACACGTCCTCAATCCATCTCATTCGATGCGAAATATGTGGCTGGAGCAAAATTCCAACAATCAGAAAGAAAGGATGAAAAATCTCCTTACATAATAAAAGATATTCCGGGAGTTGACCAAGGGCGTGTTTGGGTTGAATTACTCCGTTGGGAAGGCGATGGGGAACTAGAGTATCATGGAGATCATGCCGAGCCGGTAGAAGGCCTTAAAGTCTTGGGTAAGGGAGAAATGATCTTTGACGGGGCCAACACTGCACTCCAAAACTGGAAAAACCATACAATTCCTATTAACTACGACAACAGGTATAAAGATTTGGAACCGACACATATATCTATCGTAATGACATCCAGTAGGCAAGGAGACCTGTTCATTGGAGCTAAAGGAAGTACTTTAACCGTCGATAACGTTGTTGTAAACTATTAA
- the frr gene encoding ribosome recycling factor, whose product MNEEVQFYLDEAKERMEAALNHLESELGKIRAGRANPKILQDVLVDYYGSPTPLSQVANISTPDPRTIAVQPWEKSMISPIERAIMNANLGLNPDNNGEIIRINIPPLTEERRRDLVKQSKGEMETAKVSIRNARRDVIEQVKKMVKDGLPEDMSKDAEAIAQKMTDEYGKKADEYFAKKEKDIMTI is encoded by the coding sequence ATGAACGAGGAAGTACAATTTTATCTCGATGAAGCAAAAGAGAGAATGGAAGCTGCTCTGAATCATTTAGAATCAGAACTTGGTAAAATCAGAGCGGGAAGAGCCAACCCCAAAATCTTACAAGACGTGCTGGTTGACTATTATGGTAGTCCTACCCCGTTATCACAAGTAGCTAATATTTCGACCCCAGATCCGAGAACAATCGCTGTTCAACCTTGGGAAAAGAGTATGATCTCTCCCATCGAAAGAGCGATCATGAACGCCAATCTCGGCTTGAACCCGGATAACAATGGAGAAATTATTCGTATAAATATCCCGCCTCTGACAGAAGAGCGTAGACGAGATCTTGTAAAACAAAGCAAAGGCGAGATGGAAACAGCAAAAGTAAGTATTCGTAATGCCCGCCGGGATGTCATTGAACAAGTGAAGAAAATGGTAAAAGACGGACTTCCGGAAGATATGTCTAAGGATGCGGAAGCTATCGCTCAAAAAATGACCGACGAATACGGCAAAAAAGCGGATGAATACTTTGCCAAGAAAGAAAAAGACATCATGACAATCTAA
- a CDS encoding M1 family metallopeptidase, which produces MASVIFNEKFNKNNKNVVCRVFVVISLLLGLVSCKKEQDKVEDGVSLELAKERKANIGGVTYKLYFSIPTERSEAIMAESTIFFELFDLVPVILDFKEAKENILSVTSSDGKRIPYVFKNEHIIIQPEHLKKGRNELVIQFKAGESSLNRSDDMLYTLLVPDRCRTLMPCFDQPDIKARFKLTLKIPSRWRAVANGEPIRTEYFSNYKLYEFEETKPLSTYLFAFTVGRFSYLERYVGGRWIGIYHRETDTSKINASIPVIAKEVSHALDWMENYTGIRYPFDVYNVVAIPDFQYGGMEHPGAVYYRASTMFLDRNADLAAWMKRSDVIAHETAHMWFGDYVTMRWFNDVWLKEVFAGFMSDKIMTQLYPDVNHHLNFFLNHYEPALRTDRTKGAHPILQELNNLKDAGTLYGDIIYHKAPIVMRMLEREISERRLQIGLQRYLRRWSYSNADWDELIKLLESTTGQDLQAWNEIWIKESGAPVIEFQKDGIVMTDESGKSRVWPQAISVVWDYMGLKRTLIPLRDSLTPFRYGASVVLPDGDVMGYGCFLPTDFSIRFLDDGLENLNDPLYRAVAWQALYEGVLHKKVKGEFFLKLCIKHLPQEKNNLVVNRTLSFLRIVYSTYLDEGSRQLIQDDLERFCINMVNNKAEGKNKKSYFNTLLSICSSPKSCSYLLSVLKEEQNLPEDVTINEQDKISIAFNLVLRDTSIYEDTKAYIMRTVKNKDLLDRFEYVYPSLSGDKQVRDSVFNALLVKENRVNEVWVEECLRWLNHPRRRMEAEEYVPKMLGALQEIQQTGDIFFPGSWLSAGLAGHTSKNVYTMVNSFLEKHSNYPQNLKLKILANSDHLRRLHSEEENKDRLK; this is translated from the coding sequence ATGGCGAGTGTCATATTCAACGAGAAGTTCAACAAAAATAATAAAAACGTGGTGTGTCGTGTATTTGTAGTGATTTCATTGCTACTGGGGTTGGTTTCTTGTAAAAAGGAACAGGATAAGGTAGAAGATGGGGTTTCTTTGGAGTTGGCCAAAGAACGTAAAGCGAATATAGGCGGAGTAACCTATAAATTGTATTTCTCTATCCCAACGGAAAGGAGTGAGGCTATTATGGCTGAATCAACGATCTTTTTTGAATTGTTTGATTTGGTGCCGGTCATTTTAGACTTTAAAGAAGCCAAAGAGAATATTCTTTCCGTTACATCTTCGGATGGGAAAAGAATCCCATACGTATTTAAGAATGAACATATTATTATTCAACCGGAACACTTGAAAAAGGGACGGAACGAATTGGTCATTCAGTTTAAGGCGGGCGAGTCTTCTTTGAATCGAAGTGATGATATGTTATACACGTTGCTGGTTCCGGATCGGTGTCGCACGTTGATGCCTTGTTTTGATCAGCCGGATATAAAGGCAAGGTTTAAATTGACGTTGAAAATACCTTCCCGGTGGAGAGCGGTGGCAAACGGGGAACCGATTCGCACGGAGTATTTTAGTAACTATAAGTTGTATGAATTCGAGGAAACGAAACCATTGAGTACTTACTTGTTTGCTTTTACCGTGGGGAGGTTCTCGTACTTGGAACGTTACGTGGGAGGACGTTGGATCGGTATTTATCACCGGGAAACGGATACTTCGAAAATTAATGCCAGTATCCCGGTTATTGCTAAAGAAGTAAGTCATGCATTGGATTGGATGGAAAACTACACGGGGATACGTTACCCGTTTGATGTATATAATGTCGTTGCTATTCCTGATTTTCAGTATGGAGGGATGGAGCATCCGGGAGCCGTGTATTACCGGGCCTCAACTATGTTTTTGGACCGGAATGCAGACTTGGCGGCATGGATGAAGCGTAGCGATGTGATCGCTCACGAAACGGCCCATATGTGGTTTGGCGATTATGTCACGATGAGGTGGTTTAATGATGTGTGGTTGAAAGAGGTATTTGCCGGTTTCATGTCAGACAAGATTATGACCCAGTTATATCCGGATGTGAATCATCATCTGAATTTCTTTTTGAATCATTACGAGCCGGCATTGAGGACGGATCGGACGAAAGGGGCTCACCCGATATTGCAGGAGTTGAATAATCTGAAAGATGCGGGAACTTTGTACGGGGATATTATTTATCATAAGGCCCCGATCGTGATGCGTATGTTGGAACGGGAGATTTCCGAACGCCGTTTACAGATCGGATTGCAAAGGTATTTGCGTCGATGGTCTTATTCTAACGCGGATTGGGATGAGTTGATCAAGTTGTTGGAAAGTACAACAGGACAGGATTTACAGGCTTGGAACGAGATCTGGATAAAAGAGAGCGGTGCTCCCGTGATCGAATTTCAAAAGGATGGAATCGTGATGACGGATGAGAGTGGGAAGAGTCGGGTTTGGCCTCAAGCTATATCAGTTGTCTGGGATTACATGGGATTGAAGAGAACGTTAATTCCGTTGCGTGATTCGCTGACGCCTTTCAGGTATGGGGCTTCTGTTGTGTTACCGGATGGGGATGTCATGGGGTACGGTTGTTTCTTGCCCACGGATTTTTCTATTCGTTTTTTGGATGATGGACTGGAAAATCTGAACGATCCGCTTTACAGAGCGGTTGCTTGGCAAGCTCTTTATGAAGGGGTTTTGCATAAAAAAGTGAAAGGGGAGTTTTTTCTAAAGTTATGTATCAAACATTTACCGCAAGAGAAGAATAACCTGGTTGTGAACCGGACATTGAGTTTTCTAAGAATCGTTTATTCAACTTACCTAGATGAGGGAAGCCGACAGTTAATACAGGACGATTTGGAACGTTTTTGCATTAATATGGTGAATAATAAGGCTGAGGGAAAGAATAAGAAATCATATTTTAACACGTTATTGTCGATTTGTTCTTCACCGAAGAGTTGCTCTTATTTGTTGAGCGTGTTGAAAGAAGAACAAAATTTGCCGGAAGACGTGACGATCAATGAACAAGATAAGATTAGTATTGCGTTTAATCTGGTGTTGCGGGATACGAGTATTTATGAAGACACGAAGGCATACATCATGAGAACGGTTAAGAATAAGGATTTATTGGATCGTTTTGAATATGTGTATCCATCTTTGTCGGGTGATAAGCAGGTGCGTGATAGTGTGTTTAATGCTTTACTTGTAAAAGAAAACCGTGTGAATGAGGTGTGGGTGGAAGAGTGTTTGCGGTGGTTGAATCATCCGCGGAGAAGGATGGAGGCAGAGGAGTATGTACCGAAAATGCTTGGAGCGTTGCAAGAGATTCAACAAACGGGGGATATTTTCTTCCCGGGTTCTTGGCTAAGTGCCGGGTTGGCCGGACATACGAGTAAGAATGTATACACGATGGTGAATTCTTTCTTGGAGAAGCATTCGAATTACCCGCAAAATTTGAAATTGAAGATACTGGCTAATTCAGATCATTTACGGCGTTTACATTCAGAAGAAGAGAATAAAGACAGATTGAAATAA
- the kdsB gene encoding 3-deoxy-manno-octulosonate cytidylyltransferase produces MAIEENSLILIPARYASTRFPGKPLVDIAGKPMVQHVYEKAAAVSAHVYVATDDERIYDTVLAFGGRAVMTSESHRSGTDRCYEAYTKVKEMLHRDFDVVVNVQGDEPFIIPEQIESLIVRFEEPAVQIATLAKPFEKNDEIFDPNKVKVVFSTNHTALYFSRNPIPYCRGVERENWLAKTPFYKHVGMYAYRPEILKAVTSIPQGILEQAESLEQLRWLENGYTIAISITNHESIGIDTPEDLKKIKKIPV; encoded by the coding sequence ATGGCGATAGAAGAGAATTCATTGATATTGATTCCGGCCCGTTACGCTTCCACTCGTTTCCCGGGGAAACCGTTGGTGGATATTGCCGGAAAACCTATGGTTCAACACGTGTACGAGAAGGCTGCAGCAGTTTCTGCCCACGTGTACGTGGCGACAGATGATGAGCGTATATATGATACCGTGCTTGCTTTTGGCGGACGTGCGGTAATGACATCCGAGTCGCATCGGAGTGGTACGGACCGGTGTTACGAGGCATACACGAAAGTAAAGGAGATGTTGCATCGTGACTTTGACGTAGTGGTGAACGTGCAAGGGGATGAACCTTTTATTATCCCGGAACAGATTGAATCTTTGATTGTGCGCTTTGAGGAGCCGGCCGTGCAGATTGCCACGTTGGCCAAACCTTTTGAGAAAAATGATGAAATATTTGATCCGAATAAAGTAAAGGTCGTGTTTTCTACTAATCATACGGCCCTTTATTTTAGCCGGAATCCGATTCCTTATTGCAGGGGGGTGGAGCGTGAAAATTGGTTGGCTAAAACTCCGTTTTATAAACACGTGGGCATGTATGCTTATCGTCCGGAAATTTTGAAAGCGGTGACTTCTATTCCTCAAGGTATTTTGGAACAGGCAGAGTCTTTGGAACAATTACGGTGGTTGGAGAACGGTTACACGATTGCTATTAGCATCACGAATCATGAATCGATAGGGATTGACACCCCGGAAGACTTGAAAAAGATAAAAAAAATCCCGGTTTAA
- a CDS encoding outer membrane beta-barrel protein has product MKLIYLLLVLLFCTLNIVAKERNQSQPIMTQTDSISDDRVEYRFALGVQLGTDIGGAIPFPFSNVPDVFNPYPKLSPSIGAKLTFPVTKKWTLGAEVTYKKVAIDADARIDNQRFHDDKNNIVSRFCGSAEMSMDFTMLEIPLYFKYTFKNQKDRILAGLYGAWIINAKFRNTVTKGYMMTDDKVYNGSIDPGNPLYINFSNLLDSWDMGFIAGYERQLFPRIELGLRFSCGFKDIFKPSNQYFDYKMLHMRGSLVLSYNLFDIKPPKLNPFR; this is encoded by the coding sequence ATGAAACTAATATACCTTTTACTTGTACTGTTATTTTGTACTTTAAACATTGTCGCGAAAGAGAGGAATCAATCCCAACCAATCATGACTCAAACGGATAGTATCTCTGATGACCGGGTAGAATATCGATTTGCTCTCGGGGTTCAATTGGGAACAGACATTGGTGGAGCCATTCCTTTCCCATTCAGCAATGTGCCAGATGTATTTAATCCTTATCCCAAACTTTCACCCTCAATAGGGGCAAAGCTAACTTTTCCCGTGACAAAAAAATGGACACTTGGGGCTGAAGTCACATACAAGAAGGTCGCCATTGATGCCGATGCACGTATCGATAATCAACGCTTCCATGACGATAAAAACAATATTGTATCTCGTTTCTGCGGATCTGCCGAAATGTCGATGGATTTTACGATGTTGGAAATTCCTCTTTATTTCAAGTACACATTCAAAAATCAAAAAGACCGTATTCTAGCAGGTCTTTACGGGGCATGGATTATCAATGCTAAATTTCGCAATACTGTAACTAAAGGTTATATGATGACGGATGATAAAGTATACAATGGTTCTATCGATCCGGGTAACCCTCTCTACATCAACTTCAGTAATCTATTAGACAGTTGGGATATGGGCTTTATTGCTGGATACGAACGTCAACTATTCCCACGCATCGAGTTAGGCCTACGATTTAGTTGCGGATTCAAAGATATATTCAAACCTAGTAATCAGTATTTTGACTATAAAATGTTACACATGAGAGGCAGTTTGGTTTTAAGTTATAACCTATTTGACATCAAACCTCCCAAACTGAACCCTTTCAGATAA